One Brassica napus cultivar Da-Ae chromosome C4, Da-Ae, whole genome shotgun sequence genomic region harbors:
- the LOC106408684 gene encoding pre-mRNA-processing-splicing factor 8A-like produces MWSNNDAMPLAPPGTGGSTMPPPCNPTPTLEEKSRRWTQLNSKRYGDNKRRFGHVETQKEDMPPEHVRKIIKDHGDMSSKKFTHDKRVYLGALKFVPHAVFKLLENMPMPWEQVRDVKVLYHVTGAITFVNEIPLVVEPIYMAQWGTMWIMMRREKRDRRHFKRMRFPPFDDEEPPLDYADNLLDVEPLEAIQMELDEEEDSAVYTWFYDHKPLVKTKLINGPSYKRWNLSLPIMATLHRLAGQLLSDNLIDRNYFYLFDKESFFTAKALNMCIPGGPKFEPLYRDMERGDEDWNEFNDITKLIIRSPLRTEYRIAFPHLYNNRPRKVKLGVYHSPMVMYVKTEDPDLPAFYYDPLIHPISSNTNKERRKRKFYDDDGDDEDEDEDDDFTLPEGVEPLLKDTKLYTDTTSAGISLLFAPRPFNMRSGRTRRSEDIPLVSEWFKEHCPQSYPVKVRVSYQKLLKCYVLNGLHSRPPKSHKKKHLFRSLAATKFFQSTELDWVEAGLQVCRQGHNMLNLLIHRKGLNYLHLDYNFNLKPVKTLTTKERKKSRFGNAFHLCREILRLTKLVVDANVQFRLGNVDAFQLADGLQYIFSHVGQLTGMYRYKYRLMRQIRMCKDLKHLIYYRFNTGPVGKGPGCGFWAPMWRVWLFFLRGIVPLLERWLGNLLGRQFEGRHSKGVAKTVTKQRVESHFDLELRAAVMHDVLDAMPEGIRKNKAKTILQHLSEAWRCWKANIAWKVPGLPVPVENMILRYVKSKADWWTNVAHYNRERIRRGATVDKTVCKKNLGRLTRLWLKAEQERQHNYLKDGPYVTSEEAVSIHRTTFHWLESRMFSPIPFPPLSYKHDTKILILALERLKESYGGAVRLNQQQREELGLIEQAYDNPHEALSRIKRLLLTQRNMKEVGIQFMDLYSYLIPVYEIDPLEKITDAYLDQYLWYEGDKRGLFPNWIKPADSEPPPLLVYKWCQGVNNLQGVWDTSDGQCVVMLQTKFEKLFEKIDITMLNRLLRLILDHNLADYMCAKNNVLLAYKDMSHTNSHGLIRGLQFASFVVQFYGLSLDLVLLGLTRATEIAGPPQTPNEFMTFWDTKVETCHPIRIYARYIDRVHIMFKFTHQEARDLIQRYLTEHPDPNNENMVGYNNKKCWPRDARMRLMKHDVNLGRSVFWGIKNRLPRSITTLEWENGFVSVYSKDNPNLLFSMCGFEVRILPKIRMTQSNTKDGVWNLQNEQTKERTAAAFLRVDDEHMKAFENRVRQILMSSGSTTFTKIVNKWNTALIGLMTYFREATVHTQELLDLLVKCENKIQTRIKIGLNSKMPSRFPPVVFYAPKELGGLGMLSMGHILIPQSDLKHSKQTDVGVTHFRSGMSHEEDQLIPNLYRYIQPWESEFIDSQRVWAEYALKRQEAQVQNRRLTLEDLEDSWDRGIPRINTLFQKDRHTLAYDKGWRVRTEFKQYQVLKQNPFWWTHQRHDGKLWNLNNYRTDVIQALGGVEGILEHTLFKGTYFPTWEGLFWEKASGFEESMKYKKLTNAQRSGLNQIPNRRFTLWWSPTINRANVYLGFQVQLDLTGVFMHGKIPTLKISLIQIFRAHLWQKIHESVVMDLCQVLDHELEALEIETVQKETIHPRKSYKMNSSCADVLLFASGKWPMSKPSLLAESKDVFDQKASNKYWIDVQLRWGDYDSHDIERYTRAKFMDYTADSMSIYPSPTGVVIGIDLAYNLHSAFGNWFPGSKPLVTQAMNKIMKANPALHALRDRIKKGLQLYSSAPTEPYLSSQNYGEIFNNQIKWFVDDTNVYRVTIHKTFEGNLTTKPINGAVFVFNPRTGQLFLKVIHTSVWAGQKRLGQLAKWKTAEEVAALVRSLPVEEQPKQIIVTRKGMLDPLEVHLLDFPNVVIKGSELQLPFQACLKIEMFGDMILKATEPKMVLFNIYDDWLKSVSSYTCFSRLILILRALHVNNEKAKMLLRPDKSVVTEPHHIWPSLTDEQWMKVEVALRDLILSDYAKKNNVSTSALTQSEMRDIILGADITPPSQQRQQIAEIEKQASQAIAVTTKTRNVHGDELIVSTVTPYEQAAFSSKTDWRVRAISATNLYLRVNHIYVNSDNINESGYTYIMPKNLLKRFICIADLRTQIAGYLYGISPPDNPRVKEIRCVVMVPQRGSSQAVHLPSSLPENDLLNGLEPLGWLHTQPNELPELSPQDVVSHSRILEKNKKQWDVDKCIVMTCSFTPGSCSLTAYKLTQSGYEWGRDNQDAGGRSDPRGYVPTHYEKVQMLLSDRFLGFYMVPENGSWNYNFMGTKHAVDMKYSVRLGYPKEYFDVEHRPTHFLEFSSMEDVEMAEGDREDIFG; encoded by the coding sequence ATGTGGAGCAACAACGATGCTATGCCCTTAGCCCCTCCTGGCACCGGTGGCTCCACAATGCCGCCACCTTGTAATCCGACTCCTACTCTCGAAGAGAAGTCTCGTAGATGGACGCAGCTAAACTCGAAACGCTACGGAGATAACAAGAGGAGGTTCGGACACGTGGAGACTCAAAAGGAGGACATGCCCCCTGAGCACGTCAGGAAGATCATCAAGGACCACGGCGACATGTCATCGAAGAAATTCACTCACGACAAACGCGTATACCTAGGAGCACTCAAGTTCGTCCCTCACGCCGTCTTCAAGCTTCTTGAGAACATGCCGATGCCCTGGGAGCAGGTCCGTGACGTGAAGGTTCTGTACCACGTCACCGGAGCCATCACGTTCGTGAACGAGATCCCGTTGGTCGTGGAGCCTATCTACATGGCTCAGTGGGGCACTATGTGGATCATGATGCGGAGGGAGAAGAGGGACCGTCGCCACTTTAAAAGAATGAGGTTTCCTCCGTTTGATGACGAGGAGCCTCCTCTTGACTACGCGGATAACTTGCTTGACGTGGAGCCTCTCGAGGCGATTCAGATGGAGCTTGACGAGGAGGAGGATTCAGCTGTGTACACTTGGTTTTACGACCATAAGCCGTTGGTGAAGACCAAACTCATTAACGGTCCTAGCTACAAGAGGTGGAATCTCTCGCTTCCGATCATGGCGACCCTTCACAGGCTTGCGGGACAGCTGCTGTCTGATAATTTAATCGATCGGAACTACTTCTACTTGTTTGACAAGGAATCTTTCTTCACAGCGAAGGCTTTGAACATGTGCATACCCGGCGGTCCTAAGTTTGAGCCTTTGTACCGAGACATGGAGAGAGGGGATGAGGATTGGAACGAGTTTAATGACATCACCAAGCTTATCATTCGCTCTCCTTTGAGAACTGAATACAGAATAGCTTTTCCTCATTTGTATAATAATAGGCCGAGGAAGGTGAAACTAGGCGTGTATCACAGCCCTATGGTTATGTACGTAAAGACCGAGGATCCTGATCTTCCTGCTTTTTATTACGATCCGTTGATTCACCCAATAAGCAGCAATACTAATAAAGAAAGGCGGAAAAGGAAGTtttatgatgatgatggtgatgatgaggatgaagatgaagatgatgattttACCTTACCTGAAGGAGTAGAGCCTTTGCTAAAAGACACAAAGCTCTATACCGACACTACATCTGCTGGAATCTCTTTGTTGTTTGCGCCACGGCCTTTCAATATGAGGTCTGGGAGGACGCGGCGGTCCGAAGATATCCCACTGGTGTCAGAGTGGTTCAAGGAGCACTGTCCTCAGTCTTATCCTGTTAAAGTTCGTGTCAGTTACCAAAAGCTTTTGAAATGCTACGTGCTGAACGGTCTGCACAGTAGACCACCTAAGTCTCATAAGAAGAAGCATTTATTCCGCTCCCTCGCGGCGACAAAGTTTTTCCAAAGCACCGAACTGGACTGGGTTGAAGCGGGTCTGCAAGTCTGCCGGCAAGGGCATAACATGCTGAATCTGCTGATTCACCGCAAGGGTTTGAACTATTTGCATCTCGACTACAACTTCAACCTGAAGCCTGTGAAGACTTTAACCACcaaagagaggaagaagtcgCGTTTCGGGAACGCTTTCCATCTCTGCCGAGAGATCCTCCGCCTGACGAAACTTGTGGTCGATGCAAACGTCCAGTTCCGCCTCGGTAACGTAGACGCCTTCCAGCTGGCTGacgggcttcagtatatattcTCCCACGTCGGCCAGCTGACGGGTATGTACCGGTACAAGTACAGACTCATGAGGCAGATCAGGATGTGCAAGGACTTAAAGCACTTGATATACTACCGTTTCAACACCGGTCCAGTCGGTAAAGGACCAGGGTGTGGGTTCTGGGCTCCCATGTGGAGGGTTTGGTTGTTTTTCCTACGAGGAATAGTTCCTCTTCTCGAACGATGGCTAGGGAACCTTCTCGGCCGTCAGTTCGAGGGGCGTCACTCGAAAGGAGTTGCGAAAACGGTCACGAAGCAGAGAGTCGAAAGCCATTTCGATCTGGAGCTTCGAGCTGCCGTCATGCATGACGTTCTCGATGCAATGCCTGAAGGTATCAGGAAAAACAAAGCGAAGACGATATTACAGCATCTTAGCGAGGCGTGGCGGTGCTGGAAAGCTAATATCGCTTGGAAGGTCCCCGGGTTGCCCGTACCGGTCGAGAATATGATTCTTCGTTATGTTAAGTCTAAGGCTGATTGGTGGACTAACGTTGCTCACTACAACCGTGAGCGTATCAGAAGAGGAGCTACAGTTGATAAGACTGTTTGTAAGAAGAATCTAGGAAGGTTGACTCGTCTTTGGCTAAAGGCGGAGCAGGAGCGGCAGCACAATTACTTGAAAGATGGTCCGTACGTTACTTCGGAGGAAGCAGTGTCGATTCACAGAACGACTTTTCATTGGCTGGAATCGAGGATGTTCTCTCCGATTCCGTTCCCTCCACTGTCGTACAAGCACGACACGAAGATTCTCATCCTGGCCCTCGAGAGGCTGAAGGAATCATACGGTGGTGCCGTGAGGTTGAACCAGCAGCAGCGAGAGGAGCTTGGTCTGATTGAGCAAGCTTACGACAATCCTCATGAAGCATTGTCACGTATCAAACGTCTTCTCCTCACGCAGCGTAACATGAAAGAGGTTGGCATACAGTTTATGGATCTGTACAGCTACTTGATTCCAGTGTACGAGATAGATCCTCTAGAGAAGATTACAGATGCTTATCTTGATCAGTACTTGTGGTACGAAGGTGATAAGCGCGGTTTGTTCCCGAACTGGATCAAGCCGGCAGACTCTGAGCCGCCACCGCTTCTGGTTTACAAGTGGTGTCAAGGTGTAAATAACTTGCAAGGCGTATGGGACACGAGTGATGGGCAGTGTGTGGTGATGCTCCAGACCAAGTTCGAAAAGCTCTTTGAGAAGATCGATATTACTATGTTGAACAGGCTTCTCCGTTTGATTCTTGATCACAATCTCGCAGATTACATGTGCGCCAAGAACAACGTGCTTCTGGCTTACAAGGATATGAGTCATACCAACTCGCACGGTCTGATCAGGGGACTTCAGTTTGCGTCGTTTGTTGTTCAGTTTTACGGACTGTCTCTTGATCTCGTGCTTCTCGGTTTGACTCGAGCAACTGAAATCGCTGGACCGCCGCAGACGCCTAACGAGTTTATGACGTTTTGGGATACGAAAGTGGAGACGTGTCATCCCATAAGGATCTATGCTCGGTACATAGACAGAGTTCATATAATGTTTAAATTCACCCACCAAGAGGCACGTGATCTTATCCAGAGGTATCTCACGGAGCATCCCGATCCCAACAATGAGAACATGGTGggatacaacaacaaaaagtgcTGGCCGAGAGATGCGAGGATGAGGCTGATGAAACACGATGTTAATCTCGGTAGAAGCGTGTTCTGGGGCATAAAGAACCGTCTGCCTCGGAGCATCACGACTTTGGAGTGGGAGAATGGGTTTGTCTCTGTCTACAGCAAGGATAATCCCAACCTTCTCTTCAGCATGTGTGGATTTGAAGTTCGGATACTTCCCAAAATCAGGATGACGCAAAGCAATACTAAAGATGGTGTGTGGAATCTTCAGAATGAACAGACCAAGGAGAGGACTGCGGCTGCTTTTCTCCGGGTCGACGACGAGCACATGAAGGCGTTTGAGAATCGCGTGAGGCAGATTCTCATGTCGTCAGGATCAACAACTTTCACCAAGATAGTCAACAAGTGGAACACGGCTCTGATCGGTCTCATGACTTACTTTCGCGAAGCCACTGTCCACACGCAAGAGCTCTTGGACCTTCTGGTCAAGTGCGAGAACAAAATCCAGACGAGGATCAAGATAGGGCTGAACTCAAAGATGCCTAGCCGGTTTCCTCCCGTTGTCTTCTACGCTCCAAAGGAGCTTGGCGGTCTTGGAATGTTGTCAATGGGTCATATCTTGATCCCACAAAGCGACCTCAAGCACAGCAAGCAAACAGACGTTGGTGTAACCCACTTTAGAAGTGGGATGAGCCACGAGGAAGATCAGCTTATACCAAATCTGTACCGTTACATCCAGCCATGGGAGAGCGAGTTCATCGATTCGCAGCGTGTGTGGGCAGAGTATGCTCTAAAGAGGCAGGAAGCGCAGGTCCAGAACAGGCGTCTTACATTAGAAGATCTTGAAGACTCTTGGGATAGAGGAATCCCTCGTATAAACACACTGTTCCAGAAGGATAGGCACACGCTAGCGTACGATAAAGGCTGGAGGGTCCGGACCGAGTTTAAGCAGTACCAAGTCCTTAAACAAAACCCATTCTGGTGGACGCACCAGAGGCACGACGGGAAGCTCTGGAACTTGAACAACTACCGAACCGACGTTATCCAAGCTCTCGGAGGCGTCGAGGGTATCCTCGAGCATACACTCTTCAAGGGAACATATTTCCCAACGTGGGAGGGTCTTTTCTGGGAGAAGGCGTCTGGTTTCGAGGAGTCGATGAAGTACAAGAAGCTGACGAACGCGCAGAGGTCTGGTCTGAACCAGATTCCGAACAGGAGATTCACTCTCTGGTGGTCGCCGACGATTAACCGGGCGAATGTTTACTTGGGTTTCCAGGTGCAGTTGGACCTGACGGGAGTGTTCATGCATGGAAAGATTCCTACGCTGAAGATATCTTTGATTCAGATATTCCGCGCCCATTTGTGGCAAAAGATCCACGAGAGTGTAGTCATGGATCTTTGCCAAGTGCTGGACCATGAGCTGGAGGCTTTGGAGATAGAAACTGTGCAGAAGGAGACGATTCACCCGAGGAAGAGTTACAAGATGAACAGCTCTTGCGCTGACGTTCTTCTATTCGCTTCCGGTAAATGGCCAATGTCGAAACCAAGCCTGCTCGCCGAGTCGAAAGACGTGTTCGACCAGAAGGCGAGCAACAAGTACTGGATCGATGTGCAGCTTCGATGGGGAGATTACGACTCCCACGATATCGAGCGTTACACCAGGGCCAAGTTTATGGACTACACAGCGGATAGCATGTCTATATATCCGTCTCCGACCGGGGTGGTGATTGGGATTGATCTGGCGTACAACTTGCATTCCGCGTTTGGTAATTGGTTCCCTGGTTCGAAGCCTCTTGTTACTCAAGCGATGAACAAGATTATGAAGGCGAATCCGGCTCTACACGCGTTGAGGGATAGGATAAAGAAAGGCTTGCAGTTGTACTCGTCCGCTCCCACGGAGCCGTACTTGTCGTCTCAAAACTATGGGGAGATATTCAATAATCAGATTAAATGGTTTGTGGATGATACCAATGTCTACCGTGTCACAATTCACAAGACGTTCGAGGGGAATCTAACAACTAAGCCGATCAACGGTgcggtttttgttttcaatccGAGAACTGGACAGCTGTTTTTGAAGGTTATCCATACAAGTGTTTGGGCTGGTCAGAAGCGTCTCGGACAGTTAGCGAAGTGGAAAACTGCTGAAGAGGTTGCTGCGCTTGTGAGGTCTCTCCCCGTTGAAGAACAGCCGAAGCAGATCATTGTTACACGTAAAGGAATGCTGGATCCGTTAGAGGTTCACTTGCTGGACTTCCCTAACGTTGTTATCAAGGGAAGCGAGCTTCAGCTTCCGTTCCAGGCTTGTCTCAAGATTGAGATGTTCGGCGATATGATTCTGAAGGCGACGGAGCCGAAGATGGTTTTGTTCAATATCTATGATGATTGGTTGAAGAGTGTTTCTTCTTATACCTGCTTTTCGAGACTTATTCTGATCCTACGTGCACTTCATGTGAATAACGAGAAGGCTAAGATGCTGTTAAGGCCGGACAAGTCTGTTGTCACTGAGCCGCATCACATCTGGCCTTCGCTCACTGATGAACAATGGATGAAGGTGGAGGTAGCACTAAGAGATCTCATCCTTTCTGACTACGCGAAGAAGAACAATGTGAGCACATCGGCTCTAACGCAATCGGAGATGAGAGATATTATTCTAGGAGCTGACATCACTCCACCCTCTCAGCAGAGGCAACAGAtagctgagattgagaaacaaGCCAGCCAGGCTATTGCAGTCACAACGAAAACGAGAAACGTTCACGGAGACGAGCTCATCGTCTCCACCGTGACCCCCTACGAGCAAGCTGCGTTTAGTTCCAAGACGGATTGGCGCGTGCGTGCAATATCAGCAACCAACCTCTACCTAAGAGTCAACCACATCTACGTGAACTCGGACAACATAAACGAGTCCGGATACACATACATCATGCCGAAGAACCTCCTGAAGAGGTTCATATGCATAGCGGATCTCCGCACCCAAATCGCTGGATACTTGTACGGTATCAGCCCCCCGGATAATCCTCGAGTGAAGGAGATTCGTTGCGTTGTGATGGTGCCGCAGCGGGGAAGCTCCCAGGCTGTTCACCTGCCTTCGTCTCTCCCTGAGAATGATTTGTTAAACGGTCTCGAGCCCTTGGGGTGGTTGCACACGCAGCCTAACGAGCTCCCGGAGCTCTCGCCACAGGATGTTGTCTCTCATTCTCGGATTctggagaagaacaagaagcagTGGGATGTTGACAAATGCATCGTCATGACGTGTAGTTTTACTCCGGGTTCGTGCTCTTTGACGGCTTATAAGCTGACTCAAAGTGGATATGAATGGGGACGAGACAACCAGGACGCAGGCGGGAGAAGCGATCCTCGGGGTTATGTTCCCACGCATTATGAGAAGGTTCAGATGCTGTTGAGTGACCGTTTCCTCGGGTTTTATATGGTTCCTGAAAACGGATCGTGGAACTATAATTTTATGGGAACGAAGCATGCGGTGGATATGAAGTACAGCGTCAGACTTGGATACCCAAAGGAGTACTTTGACGTGGAGCATCGACCTACTCATTTCTTGGAGTTTAGTAGCATGGAGGATGTTGAAATGGCCGAGGGAGATCGAGAGGACATCTTTGGTTGA
- the LOC106411249 gene encoding calmodulin binding protein PICBP-like: MVQRKTCQATESYNNLQPETRFGQEHVKSLGPEMMMMKKRTKPKRKVIDSPVSQSGKLQSTPKKHDLVVKGTGMSPNYMKGTSSSEARKENKSRLNQKNQTTGLKHDSRHGVIKEKNIKKPSSRMVRGLTKAPSFKRCSQRATCSSTLKDSKFPDYLMLHDDEAVSGTSVLKVCPYTYCSLNGHLHKQYPPLKSFISSRRRSLKSQKKASKENVVEMYVEEKKEYEVDVDVGTQISEALSEGAPYSETDSDGYFGMEETFVADSVKEIQETHEADDHYSGSADEMVKTSEGEHGTESRQSDFEESLVDDTVKETSCEVNDDSDSEDMVRFLEGDDDLEETLLDDSVKDIQENSEADEAGEETLNDNKAEDHKEELQGQTEETKKAPYNRKQKPSNQEESDVTMSWTIMKGKKPLAETEDLKEFNPREPNYLPLVEDADTEKVDLKHKDIDERRNSEDWMFDYALQRAVTKLSSARKRKVALLVEAFETVKPVVPHGREPAPVMSYGRHLQTCN; the protein is encoded by the coding sequence ATGGTTCAGAGGAAGACTTGTCAAGCAACCGAGTCTTATAATAATCTCCAGCCTGAAACTCGGTTTGGTCAAGAACATGTCAAGAGCCTTGGAcctgagatgatgatgatgaagaagcgaACCAAACCTAAAAGGAAGGTTATAGACAGTCCTGTTTCTCAATCAGGTAAGTTACAGTCAACACCAAAGAAACATGATCTTGTTGTTAAAGGGACAGGTATGTCTCCTAACTACATGAAAGGCACCTCTAGCTCTGAGGCAAGGAAGGAGAACAAGAGTAGACTTAATCAGAAGAACCAAACTACTGGTCTGAAACATGATTCTCGTCATGGAgttataaaagagaaaaatatcaaGAAGCCGAGTTCGAGGATGGTTAGGGGTTTGACAAAGGCTCCGAGTTTCAAGAGATGTTCACAGAGAGCTACTTGTTCCTCTACTTTGAAAGACTCCAAGTTTCCAGACTATCTGATGCTTCATGATGATGAAGCAGTTAGCGGAACTTCTGTTTTAAAAGTCTGTCCTTACACGTACTGTTCACTCAACGGCCATCTTCACAAGCAGTATCCTCCTCTGAAAAGCTTTATATCCTCGAGGAGACGGAGTTTGAAGTCTCAGAAGAAAGCTTCCAAGGAAAATGTTGTGGAGATGTATGTAGAGGAGAAGAAAGAGtatgaggttgatgttgatgttgGTACTCAAATCTCAGAAGCTCTTTCTGAAGGAGCACCTTATTCTGAAACCGATTCAGATGGTTACTTTGGTATGGAGGAGACTTTTGTAGCTGACTCTGTGAAAGAGATCCAAGAGACTCATGAAGCTGATGATCACTACTCTGGCAGTGCAGACGAGATGGTGAAGACTTCTGAAGGTGAACATGGAACTGAATCAAGGCAGTCTGATTTTGAGGAGTCTCTAGTAGATGACACTGTGAAAGAGACTTCTTGTGAGGTCAATGATGACTCTGATAGTGAAGATATGGTGAGGTTTTTAGAAGGTGATGATGACTTGGAGGAGACTCTATTAGATGACTCTGTGAAAGATATCCAAGAGAACTCAGAAGCAGATGAAGCTGGTGAAGAGACACTAAATGATAACAAAGCTGAAGATCACAAAGAGGAGCTTCAAGGCCAAACTGAAGAAACCAAAAAGGCTCCATATAACCGTAAACAAAAGCCAAGCAACCAAGAAGAGTCAGATGTTACCATGTCTTGGACTATCATGAAAGGCAAGAAACCTCTGGCAGAGACAGAGGATTTGAAGGAGTTCAACCCAAGAGAACCCAATTACCTTCCACTTGTGGAAGATGCGGATACTGAAAAGGTTGACCTCAAGCATAAGGACATAGATGAGAGGAGAAACTCAGAGGACTGGATGTTTGATTACGCTCTCCAGCGTGCTGTTACCAAACTATCTTCAGCAAGGAAGAGGAAAGTTGCATTGCTTGTGGAGGCGTTTGAGACTGTGAAACCTGTTGTGCCACATGGTAGAGAACCTGCACCGGTTATGAGCTATGGAAGACACCTTCAGACCTGCAATTAA
- the LOC106373349 gene encoding uncharacterized protein LOC106373349, translated as MSKIANLDFSALKSNGDNYLEWALDAKIMLRSKDLGDTITKDNNSSDKDKYRAIYMIRHHLQENLKTQYMTMENPYDLWIALQRRYDHQKTVLLPKAQYDWKHIRFLDYKSVDEYNSVLFRIVSLLRLCGEKVTEEEMLNKTLSTFPQTNMVLQQQYRERNFATYTELIECLLLAEANNELLLKNSEMRPPGTAPLPDISKLAIEPKKESNLVQHNDHPGPNRGRSQGRGRGSFKAHGRGRGRGTTPGFSRGRGRGRSVSFKPQIKADRCHRCGMGNHWAKNCRTPKHLCELYMESLKRNPEANMVRDPGYDGDDDDDLEDVQDHQHESDKVDHMEFETSDILK; from the coding sequence atGTCAAAGATTGCGAATCTTGATTTCAGTGCTTTGAAAAGCAATGGTGACAACTACCTGGAATGGGCGCTTGATGCAAAGATCATGCTGCGATCAAAAGATCTTGGTGACACAATCACCAAAGACAACAATTCCAGTGACAAAGACAAGTATAGAGCTATCTACATGATACGCCACCATCTCCAAGAGAACTTGAAAACTCAGTACATGACCATGGAAAATCCATATGACCTTTGGATCGCTTTACAGCGAAGATATgaccaccagaaaacggtgttgcttccaaaggctcaATATGATTGGAAACACATAAGGTTCTTGGACTACAAATCAGTAGACGAGTACAACTCAGTCCTGTTCAGAATTGTGTCCTTGTTAAGGTTATGTGGTGAAAAAGTAACCGAGGAAGAGATGCTTAATAAAACTCTCTCCACGTTTCCTCAAACCAACATGGTATTGCAACAGCAGTACAGAGAGAGGAATTTCGCCACATATACTGAGTTGATAGAATGTCTCTTGTTGGCTGAAGCTAACAACGAACTGTTATTgaaaaacagtgagatgagacctcctGGTACAGCTCCATTACCCGACATCTCTAAGCTGGCTATAGAGCCAAAGAAAGAGAGTAACCTTGTCCAACACAATGACCATCCCGGTCCAAACCGTGGAAGAAGTCAAGGACGAGGTCGTGGTTCTTTTAAAGCACACGGGCGAGGACGTGGTCGCGGTACCACACCCGGCTTTAGCCGTGGTCGTGGCCGAGGCCGTAGTGTGTCTTTTAAACCACAGATCAAAGCTGATCGATGCCACAGATGTGGTATGGGTAATCATTGGGCAAAGAATTGCCGAACTCCTAAGCATTTGTGTGAGCTTTACATGGAGAGCTTAAAAAGAAACCCGGAAGCTAACATGGTTCGAGACCCGGGatatgatggtgatgatgatgatgacttggAAGACGTCCAGGATCACCAGCACGAGTCAGACAAAGTTGATCACATGGAGTTTGAAACTTCAGACATACTGAAATAA
- the LOC106409275 gene encoding uncharacterized protein LOC106409275 produces MGKKHDLSINSLSYHSTEDEEDKSCKNSLFFGLFDDSESTRLRSGSMKRQYSDMGDIYHRVYEERHDDVNYGDDDDEGSKVDMRVLMLLEYMRELYVGQLQLLKKMFPGGAKDEFLGFFNKIGDAMSQFKKDSRPLTKSKTMQRSLSVNLGPTELRDERFKVTTVEAGGAPAGGAGGAAGGAGTSGAAGGGKGGSAAGQGQPKK; encoded by the coding sequence ATGGGGAAGAAACATGATCTTAGCATCAACTCTCTGAGTTATCATTCCacagaagacgaagaagacaaAAGCTGCAAGAACAGTCTCTTCTTTGGATTGTTCGATGATTCTGAATCCACGAGGCTAAGAAGTGGGAGCATGAAGAGACAATACAGCGACATGGGAGATATCTACCACAGAGTTTATGAAGAACGTCATGATGATGTTAActatggtgatgatgatgatgaaggatCCAAGGTGGACATGAGAGTCTTGATGTTACTAGAGTATATGAGAGAGCTTTATGTGGGGCAGCTTCAGCTGTTGAAGAAGATGTTTCCAGGTGGAGCCAAAGACGAGTTTCTTGGTTTCTTTAACAAGATCGGAGACGCTATGTCTCAGTTCAAGAAAGATTCTCGTCCTCTTACGAAGTCAAAGACTATGCAGAGGAGTCTAAGTGTCAATTTGGGACCAACAGAGTTAAGAGATGAAAGGTTTAAAGTTACCACGGTTGAAGCCGGAGGTGCTCCAGCAGGTGGAGCTGGTGGTGCTGCCGGTGGTGCGGGAACTAGCGGTGCTGCTGGAGGAGGTAAAGGTGGCTCGGCAGCTGGTCAAGGCCAGCCTAAGAAATAG